In Oryza brachyantha chromosome 1, ObraRS2, whole genome shotgun sequence, the following are encoded in one genomic region:
- the LOC102704843 gene encoding uncharacterized protein LOC102704843, giving the protein MAYMPVCVQCGTHSNPCRCKVLGPTLGFVAFVVAGAVEWPLGALVYLFRHRKGRRIMSHPANVVYPRITSAIPI; this is encoded by the coding sequence ATGGCGTACATGCCGGTGTGCGTGCAGTGCGGGACGCATAGCAACCCGTGCAGGTGCAAGGTGCTCGGCCCGACGCTGGGCTTCGTGGCCTTCGTGGTGGCCGGGGCCGTGGAGTGGCCGCTCGGCGCGCTGGTGTACCTGTTCCGCCACCGCAAGGGTCGCCGCATCATGTCGCACCCGGCCAACGTCGTCTACCCACGGATCACCAGCGCGATCCCCATCTAA